From a region of the Thermus caldilimi genome:
- a CDS encoding DUF1517 domain-containing protein encodes MRRLIWLLLLALSLALAQKSGGGAGGRPYSPTPPPMSPGPAPVFPSPAPSYPPYPGPVVVYPGGGGSLGIVPVLVVLGLVLVTAYMVRGLRQAGEGPTASAARLRLALLARPQVQKALRQLAEEADTTSAKGLADLLDEAALLLLREEPAWRFGDYQVAAGSEEEVLARFDAWMLEERSKYQETFRHFEGKKQAVEAYQAQVEPGGRYLVVSLLLADRRLLPPRSPLTRSLAREVLMDLAGSSSFTLLAAYLSWTPEREGEALTEEELLLLYPELEKL; translated from the coding sequence ATGCGCCGCCTCATTTGGCTCCTTCTCCTGGCTCTCTCCTTGGCCCTGGCCCAGAAGAGCGGGGGCGGCGCAGGTGGGCGTCCCTACAGCCCCACCCCACCTCCCATGAGCCCGGGGCCAGCCCCGGTCTTCCCAAGCCCGGCCCCCTCCTATCCCCCGTATCCTGGTCCGGTGGTGGTCTATCCCGGGGGAGGGGGAAGCCTAGGCATTGTACCCGTCCTGGTGGTCTTGGGTTTGGTCTTGGTGACCGCCTACATGGTGCGGGGGCTCCGCCAGGCGGGGGAAGGGCCCACCGCCAGCGCGGCCAGGTTGCGCCTGGCCCTCCTGGCCCGCCCCCAGGTGCAAAAGGCGCTAAGGCAGCTGGCTGAGGAAGCGGACACCACCTCGGCCAAGGGCCTCGCCGACCTGCTGGACGAGGCGGCCCTCTTGCTCCTCAGGGAGGAGCCTGCCTGGCGCTTTGGGGATTACCAGGTGGCGGCGGGTTCCGAGGAGGAGGTCCTGGCCCGGTTCGACGCCTGGATGCTGGAGGAAAGGAGCAAGTACCAGGAAACCTTCCGCCACTTCGAGGGGAAGAAGCAAGCGGTGGAGGCATACCAGGCCCAGGTGGAGCCCGGCGGGCGCTACCTGGTGGTAAGCCTCCTCCTCGCCGACCGCAGGCTCCTCCCTCCCCGATCCCCCTTGACCCGGTCCCTGGCCAGGGAGGTCCTCATGGACCTAGCGGGATCCAGTTCCTTCACCCTCCTGGCGGCTTACCTCTCCTGGACCCCTGAAAGGGAAGGCGAAGCCCTGACGGAGGAAGAGCTCCTTCTCCTCTACCCGGAGCTGGAGAAGCTTTAG
- a CDS encoding alpha/beta hydrolase-fold protein, with translation MVRVSKRTITFFPPAQARALIGDFTDWERNPIPLQGPITLEFPEGAYVEYAFLDEQGRPFPDPDNPERADNPWWTYPRAVRLPGHRFEAPPEPREEPRVERHRLGERRFYVAEAGTSPKATLVAQDGVAFYRTAGLHKVAQALVEAGEIPPVRLVFVEPIDRNREYRFSEAYEEEFHRVLGEVERSKDPLGEILLVGASLGGLFSLWQALRHPSRFPKVLALSPALKAHPGGTDAYRDREWLWEQYAEAQVLPRIYLEVGLLEWLLAPARRFAALLADRKVPHAYRERASGHNWITWKQALAPGLRYLLGEA, from the coding sequence GTGGTACGGGTTTCTAAGCGCACCATCACCTTCTTTCCCCCGGCCCAGGCCAGGGCCCTGATAGGGGATTTCACCGACTGGGAAAGGAACCCCATCCCCCTTCAAGGCCCCATCACCCTGGAGTTCCCGGAAGGGGCCTATGTGGAATACGCCTTCCTGGACGAACAGGGTAGGCCCTTCCCCGACCCGGACAACCCGGAAAGGGCCGACAATCCCTGGTGGACCTACCCCCGGGCCGTCCGCCTTCCCGGCCACCGCTTTGAAGCCCCCCCCGAGCCCAGGGAAGAACCCAGGGTAGAGCGGCACCGCCTGGGGGAAAGGCGCTTCTACGTGGCCGAAGCCGGGACAAGTCCCAAGGCCACCCTGGTGGCCCAGGACGGGGTGGCCTTCTACCGCACCGCAGGCCTCCACAAGGTGGCCCAGGCCCTGGTGGAGGCAGGCGAAATCCCCCCGGTGCGCCTGGTTTTCGTGGAGCCCATAGACCGCAACCGGGAGTACCGCTTTTCGGAAGCCTACGAGGAGGAGTTCCACCGGGTGCTAGGGGAAGTGGAACGCAGCAAGGACCCCTTGGGGGAGATCCTCCTGGTGGGGGCTTCCCTAGGAGGCCTTTTCTCCTTGTGGCAGGCCCTGCGCCACCCGAGCCGCTTCCCAAAGGTCCTCGCCCTCTCCCCGGCCCTAAAGGCCCACCCGGGCGGCACCGATGCCTACCGGGACCGGGAGTGGCTTTGGGAACAATACGCTGAGGCCCAGGTTTTGCCCCGCATCTATCTGGAGGTGGGCCTTTTGGAATGGCTCCTGGCCCCAGCCCGACGCTTCGCCGCCCTCCTGGCTGACCGCAAGGTTCCCCACGCCTACCGGGAAAGGGCCTCGGGGCACAACTGGATAACGTGGAAGCAGGCCCTGGCCCCAGGGCTTCGCTACCTGCTGGGGGAGGCATGA
- a CDS encoding divergent PAP2 family protein — protein MELLANQVFWTAILANFLAQTLKLFLYYLLEGRFQWERFLETGGMPSSHSATVSALAMGVGFQEGFGSTLFAVAAVFALIVMYDATGIRRAAGLHAQLLNQLVQELQQVLEKGPAPEPLKELLGHTYLEVLVGALLGALVAFLSFHLFPAA, from the coding sequence ATGGAGCTCCTCGCTAACCAGGTCTTTTGGACAGCCATCCTGGCCAACTTCTTGGCCCAGACCCTGAAGCTTTTCCTCTATTACCTGCTGGAGGGGCGGTTCCAGTGGGAACGTTTCCTGGAAACCGGGGGGATGCCCAGCTCCCACTCCGCCACCGTCAGCGCCTTGGCCATGGGGGTGGGCTTCCAGGAGGGTTTTGGCAGCACCCTGTTTGCTGTGGCCGCCGTCTTCGCCCTCATCGTCATGTACGACGCCACGGGAATCCGCCGGGCGGCTGGCCTGCACGCCCAGCTCCTAAACCAGTTGGTTCAGGAACTGCAACAGGTGCTGGAGAAAGGCCCTGCCCCAGAGCCCCTTAAGGAACTTTTGGGCCACACTTACCTCGAGGTCCTGGTGGGGGCCTTGCTCGGCGCCTTGGTGGCCTTCCTCAGCTTTCACCTTTTCCCGGCGGCGTAA
- a CDS encoding TerC family protein, whose amino-acid sequence MNPEAFLVLLSVAALEALLSGDNALVLAVMVKPLPTHLRRKALFYGVLGAYLLRGLALLFAVYVIRLWWVQVLGGLYLLFLMLQHFRDHSEAKPLPEATAREFWRVVLLINLVDLAFAVDSILAVVAFSKDLLLVFLGVALGILFIRLAASYVVTVMERYPSLEKVAYALVGWAGVKLLLEGSATLAELLHRPELAWHLPKPAFWGVTFLILLGGSLLALRKHA is encoded by the coding sequence ATGAATCCGGAAGCCTTTCTGGTGCTCCTTTCCGTGGCGGCCCTCGAGGCTCTCCTATCCGGGGACAACGCCTTGGTCCTGGCGGTGATGGTCAAACCCCTGCCCACCCACCTGCGCCGCAAGGCCCTCTTCTACGGGGTCCTGGGGGCCTACCTGCTAAGGGGCCTGGCCCTTCTTTTTGCCGTGTACGTCATACGTCTCTGGTGGGTCCAGGTGCTGGGAGGGCTTTACCTCCTCTTTCTCATGCTCCAGCACTTCCGCGACCATTCGGAGGCCAAGCCCTTGCCCGAGGCTACCGCCCGGGAGTTCTGGCGGGTGGTCCTCCTCATCAACCTGGTGGACTTAGCCTTCGCCGTGGACTCCATCCTGGCGGTGGTAGCCTTTTCCAAGGACCTCCTTCTGGTCTTCCTGGGGGTGGCCCTGGGCATCCTCTTCATCCGCCTGGCCGCGAGCTATGTGGTGACGGTGATGGAACGCTATCCCAGCCTGGAGAAGGTGGCCTACGCTCTGGTGGGCTGGGCCGGGGTCAAGCTCCTCTTGGAAGGAAGCGCCACCTTGGCGGAACTCCTGCACCGCCCGGAGCTGGCCTGGCACCTGCCGAAACCCGCCTTCTGGGGCGTAACCTTCCTCATCCTCTTGGGGGGAAGCCTTCTGGCTTTACGCAAGCATGCCTAG
- a CDS encoding Asp23/Gls24 family envelope stress response protein: MVEYEISDHALEGLVAHALSDLQGVRLLETAPRSLGEVFRRMKPIKVERTPEGFTVDLVLSVDYGVSIPEAAQAVQKAVAEALYLATGEKVQAVNLTVAQVEYRKEAHA, from the coding sequence ATGGTGGAGTACGAGATCAGCGACCATGCCCTCGAGGGGCTGGTGGCCCATGCCCTTTCCGACCTCCAGGGGGTGCGGCTCTTGGAAACCGCTCCCCGCTCCCTGGGGGAGGTTTTCCGCCGCATGAAGCCCATCAAGGTGGAGCGCACCCCGGAGGGGTTCACGGTGGACCTGGTGCTCTCCGTGGACTACGGGGTTTCCATTCCCGAGGCGGCCCAGGCGGTGCAAAAAGCCGTAGCGGAAGCCCTTTACCTGGCCACAGGGGAGAAGGTGCAGGCGGTGAACCTCACCGTGGCCCAGGTGGAGTACCGGAAGGAGGCCCATGCTTAG
- the accC gene encoding acetyl-CoA carboxylase biotin carboxylase subunit — MKKVLIANRGEIALRIIRAAKELGIKTVVAHSTADEKSLPVLLADEAICIGPPPSGQSYLNIPNLLSAAIVTGADAIHPGYGFLAENATFAEMCRDHGITFIGPTPENMRALGDKATARKVAREAGVPTVPGTDELGSVEEAKRAAQEIGYPVILKASAGGGGRGMRVVHTEEELERAIQQAQEEARAAFGNPAVYLEKYIEEPKHIEIQVLGDGENVIHLWERDCSIQRRHQKLLEEAPSTLPLETRKAIAEAAARLARHVGYVSAGTLEFLVDKEGNFYFIEMNTRIQVEHPVTEMITGIDLVQAQFRIAMGEKLWLKQGEVEVRGHAIEVRVNAEDPEKGFRPSIGKVETLLFPGGPGIRVDSHLYAGYQIPPHYDSLIAKIIAWAPTREEAIRRMERALAETVIEGPGLKTTIPFHQRVLQNAFFRRGAVYTNFVARRMEM, encoded by the coding sequence ATGAAGAAGGTCTTAATCGCCAACCGGGGCGAGATCGCCTTGAGGATTATCCGGGCCGCCAAGGAGTTAGGGATCAAGACCGTGGTGGCCCACTCCACCGCCGACGAGAAGAGCCTTCCCGTGCTCCTGGCGGACGAGGCCATCTGCATCGGGCCTCCGCCTTCCGGGCAGAGCTACCTGAACATCCCCAACCTGCTCTCCGCAGCCATCGTGACCGGGGCCGACGCCATCCACCCCGGCTACGGCTTCCTGGCGGAGAACGCCACCTTCGCCGAGATGTGCCGGGACCACGGCATCACCTTCATCGGTCCCACCCCGGAGAACATGCGGGCCCTTGGGGACAAGGCCACCGCCAGGAAGGTGGCGCGGGAGGCGGGGGTGCCCACGGTGCCGGGGACGGACGAGCTGGGGAGCGTGGAGGAGGCCAAACGGGCCGCCCAGGAAATCGGCTATCCCGTGATCCTTAAAGCCTCCGCCGGGGGCGGGGGCCGGGGGATGCGGGTGGTGCACACCGAAGAGGAGCTGGAAAGGGCCATCCAGCAGGCCCAGGAGGAGGCCCGGGCCGCCTTTGGCAACCCGGCCGTCTACCTGGAGAAGTACATCGAGGAGCCCAAGCACATTGAGATCCAGGTCCTCGGGGATGGGGAGAACGTTATCCACCTTTGGGAACGGGACTGCTCCATCCAGCGCCGGCACCAGAAGCTCCTGGAGGAGGCTCCCAGCACCTTGCCCCTGGAAACCCGGAAGGCCATCGCCGAGGCGGCGGCCCGCCTGGCCCGGCACGTGGGGTATGTGTCTGCGGGTACCCTGGAGTTCCTGGTGGATAAGGAGGGGAACTTCTACTTCATCGAGATGAACACCCGCATCCAGGTGGAACATCCCGTGACCGAGATGATCACGGGCATTGACCTGGTGCAGGCCCAGTTCCGGATCGCCATGGGGGAGAAGCTTTGGCTCAAGCAGGGGGAGGTGGAGGTGCGGGGGCATGCCATAGAGGTGCGCGTCAACGCCGAGGATCCGGAGAAGGGCTTCAGGCCCTCCATAGGCAAGGTGGAAACCCTACTTTTCCCTGGGGGGCCGGGGATCCGGGTGGACAGCCACCTCTATGCGGGCTACCAGATCCCGCCCCACTACGACAGCCTGATCGCCAAGATCATCGCCTGGGCTCCCACCCGTGAGGAGGCCATCCGGCGCATGGAAAGGGCCCTTGCCGAGACGGTGATCGAGGGACCCGGCCTGAAGACCACCATCCCCTTCCACCAGAGGGTGCTGCAGAACGCCTTCTTCCGCCGGGGGGCGGTCTACACCAACTTCGTGGCCCGGCGGATGGAGATGTAG
- a CDS encoding class I SAM-dependent methyltransferase codes for MPRDWDAFYRQAALERAPAQVVRAYGPFAPKGSVLDLAGGLGRNALYFLDRGHPVVLVERSREALRKLKGIRGLTLVELDLEAPNALTHLPKGPFAAILMSYYVNRPLLKALPPLLTPGGLLLVEGFSRREAVRRHRPESPFYWEPYELLTPPPGLVLRAFGEGWMEGYRVFAAYQNPKP; via the coding sequence ATGCCTAGGGACTGGGATGCGTTTTACCGCCAAGCTGCCCTGGAGCGGGCCCCCGCCCAGGTAGTGCGGGCCTACGGCCCCTTCGCCCCCAAGGGCTCGGTCCTGGACCTGGCGGGAGGCTTGGGCAGGAACGCCCTTTACTTCCTGGACAGGGGTCATCCCGTGGTCCTGGTGGAAAGGAGCCGCGAGGCCCTAAGAAAGCTTAAAGGCATCCGCGGCCTGACCCTGGTGGAGCTAGACCTCGAGGCCCCCAACGCCCTTACGCACCTTCCCAAAGGCCCCTTCGCCGCCATCCTTATGAGCTATTACGTAAACCGCCCCCTTCTCAAAGCCCTTCCTCCCCTCTTAACCCCAGGGGGGCTTCTCCTGGTGGAAGGCTTCAGCCGCCGGGAAGCCGTGCGGCGCCACAGGCCGGAAAGTCCTTTCTACTGGGAGCCCTACGAACTCCTCACCCCTCCCCCAGGCCTCGTGCTGCGGGCCTTCGGGGAGGGGTGGATGGAGGGCTACCGGGTCTTCGCCGCCTATCAAAATCCTAAGCCCTAA
- the accB gene encoding acetyl-CoA carboxylase biotin carboxyl carrier protein yields MTPKELKQILQALVEHGVSELTLETPDYKLTVRRGGEVQVVALPQGVTTPPAPPPSLPTPTAFGVPAPADLAPAAGAPGLEAQEAKGAKEAKEAKEECAGCVEVRAPIVGTFYRAPAPDAPPYVEEGDRVEKGQVLCIIEAMKLMNEIESEVSGIVKKILVKNGEPVEYGQPLFLIQPL; encoded by the coding sequence ATGACGCCCAAGGAGCTGAAACAGATCCTGCAGGCCCTGGTGGAGCACGGGGTGAGCGAGCTCACCCTGGAAACCCCGGATTACAAGCTGACCGTGCGCCGAGGAGGCGAGGTGCAGGTGGTGGCCTTGCCGCAAGGGGTAACCACCCCTCCGGCCCCGCCTCCCTCCTTGCCCACCCCCACTGCTTTTGGCGTTCCCGCCCCTGCGGATTTGGCTCCGGCAGCCGGAGCCCCGGGCCTCGAGGCCCAGGAGGCCAAGGGAGCCAAGGAGGCTAAGGAGGCTAAGGAGGAGTGTGCGGGTTGCGTGGAGGTGAGGGCCCCCATTGTGGGTACCTTCTACCGGGCACCGGCCCCGGATGCCCCCCCTTACGTGGAGGAAGGGGACCGGGTGGAAAAGGGACAGGTGCTCTGCATCATCGAGGCGATGAAGCTCATGAACGAGATCGAGTCGGAGGTTTCCGGGATCGTCAAGAAGATCCTGGTGAAAAACGGGGAACCCGTGGAGTACGGGCAGCCCCTCTTCCTGATCCAGCCGCTATGA
- a CDS encoding tetrahydrofolate dehydrogenase/cyclohydrolase catalytic domain-containing protein — MTLARTLSGHEVAETVYRELRETLGSLPFVPSLRVIRLGEDPASVSYVRLKDKRARELGLLSQVEVFPADTPEEALLGRIEALNQDPEVDGILVQLPLPAHIHTERVLEAISPLKDVDGFHPLNVGKLWSGGEGLFPCTPLGIVRLLKHYGVELRGKEVVVLGRSNIVGKPLAGLLLREDATVTVAHSRTRNLPEVTRRAEVLVVAVGRPHLVPKEWVRPGAVVVDVGVNRVGGKLLGDVHPEVAEVASALTPVPGGVGPMTVAMLMANTVKAALLRRHGAPR; from the coding sequence ATGACCCTTGCCCGTACCCTTTCCGGCCATGAGGTGGCGGAGACCGTGTATCGGGAGCTGAGGGAAACCCTTGGCTCCCTGCCCTTTGTGCCCTCCCTCAGGGTGATCCGCCTGGGAGAGGATCCCGCCTCGGTGTCCTACGTGCGCCTTAAGGACAAGAGGGCCAGGGAGCTTGGCCTTTTGAGCCAGGTGGAGGTGTTCCCCGCGGATACCCCGGAGGAAGCCCTTCTCGGGCGCATAGAGGCCCTTAACCAGGACCCGGAGGTGGATGGCATCCTGGTCCAGCTCCCCTTGCCCGCTCACATCCACACGGAGCGGGTTTTGGAGGCCATCTCTCCCCTTAAGGATGTGGATGGCTTCCATCCCCTCAACGTGGGGAAGCTTTGGAGCGGGGGTGAGGGGCTTTTCCCCTGCACGCCCTTGGGTATCGTCCGCCTGCTCAAGCATTACGGGGTGGAGCTAAGGGGCAAGGAGGTGGTGGTGCTGGGCCGGTCCAACATTGTGGGGAAGCCCCTGGCAGGCCTCCTCCTGCGGGAGGACGCCACGGTGACCGTGGCCCATTCCCGTACCCGGAACCTTCCCGAGGTGACCCGGCGGGCGGAGGTGCTGGTGGTGGCGGTGGGGCGGCCCCATTTGGTGCCAAAGGAGTGGGTGCGTCCTGGTGCCGTGGTGGTGGACGTGGGGGTGAACCGGGTGGGGGGTAAGCTTCTTGGCGATGTTCACCCCGAGGTGGCCGAGGTGGCCTCCGCCCTCACCCCCGTGCCCGGGGGCGTGGGGCCCATGACCGTGGCCATGCTGATGGCCAATACCGTGAAGGCGGCGTTGCTTAGGCGGCATGGAGCTCCTCGCTAA
- a CDS encoding (Fe-S)-binding protein, translated as MLTLPEKILFILLLLVSLYYAYTGFRRVYLAIRRGRPEERFDRLPERIGRALWLTLTQQTVFKRRPLVSLLHAFVFYGFIYYLLVNLVDLLEGYFPLHTQGGLWNAYNLVADLLTAAILVGILGLMLRRYLLAPQDFTWNPKVPLHERVRQGIPRDSAIVGAFITFHVGSRLLSKAAGLAQGEPDPFQPVASFLAMVFSGLSPGALVAMEHFFWWGALGSILLFLPYFPRSKHIHLMMGPINLAFHQEKPGALRPLDFEKEEEKFGAEKLEDLSWKRLLDAYACIMCNRCQEACPAYTTGKALSPAAIVISERYELNEILPAFASGQESPRPLMDFALNEEALWACTTCMACVEVCPVGNEPMLHILDVRRAKVLMEGEFPQELNNAFRGMERSGNPWGIGQDKRLDWAEGLSVPTVEEKPHLEVLYWVGCAASYDPRAQKIARSMVEILNASGVDWAVLGKREKCTGDSARRAGNEYLFFQLATENVETLNQVAPKTIVTTCPHCFHTLGNEYKAFGGEYRVVHHSEFIAELLQSGRLQVSEETKKVVFHDPCYLGRHNGVYEAPRDVLKEVGFQLLEPPRNRERSFCCGAGGAQFWKEEEPGAMRVSENRYRELKGTGAEVIATGCPFCMAMMNVEAAQDEKPPEVLDIAELVARGLRA; from the coding sequence ATGCTGACGCTACCGGAGAAGATCCTCTTTATCCTGCTCCTTTTGGTAAGCCTTTACTACGCCTACACGGGCTTTCGCCGCGTGTATCTGGCCATCCGAAGGGGACGGCCGGAGGAACGCTTTGACCGCCTGCCCGAGCGCATTGGCCGGGCCCTTTGGCTTACCCTTACGCAGCAGACCGTTTTCAAGAGGCGGCCTCTGGTTTCCCTCCTCCACGCCTTCGTCTTCTACGGCTTCATCTACTACCTCCTGGTCAACCTGGTGGACCTTCTGGAGGGGTACTTCCCCCTGCACACCCAAGGAGGGCTTTGGAACGCCTATAACCTCGTGGCCGATCTCCTCACCGCCGCCATCCTAGTGGGCATCCTGGGGCTCATGCTTCGCCGCTACCTTCTCGCACCCCAGGATTTCACCTGGAATCCCAAGGTGCCTCTCCACGAACGGGTACGCCAGGGAATCCCCCGGGATTCGGCCATCGTGGGGGCCTTCATCACCTTCCACGTGGGAAGCCGCCTGCTTTCCAAGGCGGCGGGCCTGGCCCAAGGGGAGCCCGACCCCTTCCAGCCGGTGGCCAGCTTTCTGGCCATGGTTTTTTCGGGGCTTTCTCCTGGAGCCTTAGTGGCCATGGAGCATTTCTTCTGGTGGGGTGCTTTGGGCTCCATTCTCCTCTTCCTTCCCTACTTTCCCCGCTCCAAGCACATCCACCTGATGATGGGCCCCATCAACCTGGCCTTCCACCAGGAGAAGCCCGGGGCCCTTAGGCCCTTAGACTTTGAGAAGGAGGAGGAAAAGTTTGGGGCGGAGAAGCTGGAAGACCTCTCCTGGAAGCGGCTTCTGGACGCCTATGCCTGTATCATGTGCAACCGCTGTCAGGAGGCCTGCCCTGCTTACACCACGGGAAAGGCCCTCTCCCCGGCGGCCATCGTCATCTCCGAGCGGTACGAACTGAATGAGATCCTCCCGGCCTTTGCCAGCGGGCAGGAAAGCCCGAGGCCCCTCATGGACTTCGCCCTGAACGAGGAGGCCCTTTGGGCCTGCACCACCTGCATGGCCTGCGTGGAGGTCTGCCCGGTGGGCAACGAGCCCATGCTTCACATCCTGGATGTGCGCCGGGCCAAGGTGCTCATGGAAGGGGAGTTCCCTCAGGAGCTTAACAATGCCTTCCGGGGCATGGAGCGCTCGGGCAACCCCTGGGGCATCGGCCAGGACAAGCGCCTGGACTGGGCCGAGGGGCTTAGCGTACCCACGGTGGAGGAAAAGCCCCACCTCGAGGTCCTCTACTGGGTGGGGTGTGCGGCCAGCTATGACCCCCGGGCGCAGAAGATCGCCCGGAGCATGGTGGAGATCCTAAACGCCTCCGGGGTGGATTGGGCGGTTTTGGGCAAGAGGGAAAAGTGCACTGGGGATTCCGCCAGGCGGGCGGGGAACGAGTACCTCTTCTTCCAGCTGGCCACGGAGAACGTGGAAACCCTAAACCAGGTGGCTCCTAAAACCATCGTCACCACCTGCCCCCACTGCTTCCACACCCTGGGCAACGAGTACAAGGCCTTTGGCGGGGAGTACCGGGTGGTGCACCACTCGGAGTTCATCGCCGAGCTTCTACAAAGCGGTAGGCTTCAGGTGTCCGAGGAAACCAAGAAGGTGGTCTTCCACGATCCTTGCTACCTGGGCCGTCACAACGGGGTTTACGAGGCTCCCAGGGATGTGCTCAAGGAGGTAGGTTTCCAGCTTTTGGAGCCCCCCCGGAACCGGGAGCGAAGCTTCTGCTGTGGGGCGGGCGGAGCCCAGTTCTGGAAGGAGGAGGAGCCTGGGGCCATGCGGGTTTCGGAAAACCGCTACCGGGAGCTTAAGGGCACGGGGGCGGAGGTCATCGCCACGGGGTGCCCCTTCTGCATGGCCATGATGAACGTGGAGGCGGCCCAGGACGAGAAGCCCCCGGAGGTTTTGGATATCGCCGAGCTGGTGGCCCGGGGCCTTAGGGCTTAG